A window from Candidatus Melainabacteria bacterium encodes these proteins:
- a CDS encoding response regulator transcription factor, protein MDKRFPCRCNKIKPLDKKIRTCHIERRLILTVAIGSEVACLKILIIEDDVNIARLIELELGYEGYQVFVAHDGNQGLDLFKKDQPDLVLLDVMLPGLDGVEVCKRLRTISKVPVIMLTAKDGVGDRVTGLDGGADDYLTKPFATEELLARIRAVMRRKPQEGILTYADLWMDQLNRVVKRGERQLDLRAKEFDLLRLFMQYPEQVLSREFIFDKVWGYDFIGESNVIEVYIRYLRSKLEDGNSKRLIQTVRGEGYVLREEEPQR, encoded by the coding sequence ATGGATAAACGATTTCCATGCAGATGTAACAAAATCAAACCGTTAGACAAAAAGATTAGAACGTGCCATATTGAACGGAGGTTAATATTAACTGTGGCAATTGGAAGTGAGGTGGCTTGCTTGAAAATCCTGATTATCGAAGACGATGTCAACATCGCTCGCCTAATCGAACTAGAGCTTGGTTACGAAGGCTATCAGGTCTTTGTAGCTCATGACGGCAACCAGGGCTTGGATCTGTTCAAGAAAGACCAGCCAGATTTGGTTTTGCTCGACGTTATGCTCCCAGGGCTGGACGGCGTGGAAGTCTGTAAACGCCTGCGAACGATATCGAAAGTTCCGGTAATCATGCTTACGGCCAAAGACGGCGTGGGCGACAGAGTCACTGGTCTCGATGGCGGTGCCGACGATTACTTGACCAAACCGTTCGCGACTGAAGAATTATTGGCTAGAATCCGTGCCGTAATGCGCCGCAAGCCGCAGGAAGGCATTTTGACCTACGCCGACTTGTGGATGGACCAGCTCAATCGTGTCGTCAAACGTGGCGAACGACAGCTCGATTTGAGAGCGAAAGAATTCGACCTTCTGCGCCTCTTTATGCAGTATCCGGAGCAGGTGCTCTCACGCGAATTTATTTTCGACAAAGTCTGGGGCTATGACTTCATCGGCGAATCAAACGTCATCGAAGTCTATATACGGTACCTGCGCTCCAAGCTGGAAGACGGAAACTCGAAGCGCCTTATCCAGACCGTTCGCGGCGAAGGTTACGTGCTCAGAGAAGAAGAGCCACAGCGCTAA
- a CDS encoding NCS2 family permease: protein MSLDSFFKIQERGSTVKTELLGGATTFLTMAYIIVVNPAILSFAHIPQGPSTVATILTAVFGCLAMAFYANRPLAVAPYMGENAFIAFGLGALGISWQLRLGAVFVSGIIFAIFALLKIRPWLANSISTSMKHSFGAGIGMFLMLIGLYETGIVTSGATGLPAAALLTAEGMLRAPDVPLKLGNLHSPTVLLSIFGFILIVTLMQRKIKGAMLIGIGTTALIGTLLGYGSAPRAVMAIPFLPPYDLAPIFLQLDIKGVFQLSFLPILLTLFLMSFLDTLGTLVGVGSIGGMLDENGNFKDIEKPMIVDASSCIFSALVGSSTSGAFIESAAGIKEGARTGLAALVVALLFGVCIFFIPLIEPLQKLTYAYAPALMAVGLLTINSIKQIDMDDITEAAPSLATIAMMVFSYNIANGLTAGLVLYSVIKICSGRFRELNSGSLLLSGLCLIYFLFGLQH from the coding sequence ATGAGTCTCGACAGTTTTTTCAAAATTCAAGAACGCGGATCAACTGTCAAAACCGAATTGCTCGGCGGTGCGACAACATTTTTGACGATGGCATACATAATCGTCGTCAACCCGGCGATTCTTAGTTTTGCGCATATTCCTCAAGGACCAAGCACAGTCGCCACTATTTTGACTGCCGTATTCGGTTGCCTGGCCATGGCTTTCTACGCCAATCGCCCTCTGGCCGTAGCACCATATATGGGAGAGAATGCCTTCATTGCCTTCGGTCTGGGCGCACTGGGAATCAGTTGGCAGCTGCGCCTCGGAGCAGTATTTGTCAGCGGCATAATTTTTGCAATTTTCGCATTGCTGAAAATTCGCCCATGGCTAGCAAACTCGATTTCGACCAGCATGAAACACAGCTTCGGAGCCGGAATCGGCATGTTCCTGATGCTGATCGGGCTCTACGAAACAGGAATAGTGACAAGCGGCGCAACGGGATTACCAGCCGCAGCCCTGCTCACGGCAGAAGGAATGCTGCGAGCGCCGGACGTGCCCCTGAAGCTTGGTAATTTGCACAGCCCTACTGTTTTACTTTCGATATTTGGATTTATTCTGATAGTAACTTTGATGCAGCGCAAGATCAAAGGCGCCATGCTGATTGGCATAGGTACAACAGCATTGATAGGGACACTGCTCGGCTACGGCTCTGCACCACGGGCAGTGATGGCTATACCCTTCTTGCCACCATATGATCTGGCGCCAATCTTCCTTCAGCTGGATATCAAAGGCGTTTTCCAGCTGTCATTCCTGCCCATTCTGCTGACGCTCTTTCTGATGAGTTTTCTCGACACGCTGGGCACCCTGGTTGGCGTGGGCTCAATCGGTGGAATGCTGGATGAAAACGGAAACTTCAAAGACATCGAAAAACCAATGATTGTCGATGCCTCTTCGTGCATCTTCAGCGCGCTGGTTGGATCGTCTACCAGCGGAGCTTTCATAGAATCAGCTGCAGGCATCAAAGAAGGCGCGCGCACGGGTCTGGCGGCACTGGTGGTGGCGCTGCTGTTTGGCGTCTGCATCTTCTTTATACCTTTGATAGAACCGCTGCAAAAGCTCACCTATGCCTATGCGCCTGCATTAATGGCAGTTGGGCTGCTGACGATAAATTCGATCAAACAGATAGATATGGATGACATCACCGAAGCTGCACCATCACTAGCCACAATTGCCATGATGGTATTTTCGTACAACATCGCGAACGGACTCACTGCAGGGCTAGTCTTGTATTCAGTAATCAAAATTTGTTCAGGCAGATTCCGAGAACTAAACTCAGGCAGCCTGCTTCTCTCTGGGCTGTGCCTGATTTATTTCCTTTTCGGTCTGCAACATTGA
- a CDS encoding NAD(P)-dependent oxidoreductase produces MVPNGVRKRVLVTGASGLIGRAVTERLLAENAHDIKVQVRSAMNARNDVGSIIDFTRVQLEEADFTRVGDREMRLMTKGCDIIVHAAGLVHQPDAPYQEYEVINVRATQLLAEAAAQNNVKTLIFLSSSAIYGPGPFDRIAEAGPLKAVTPYAVSKMTSENWLQQFKGIPKVVILRPSLVFGEGDRGNLLSLMRNIKQNKYKHIGSADTAKSMIYSKDLARAISLCINNLPDGVHIFNVANPEPVPVKTLADTIARVMAAAGHPSVKKISSVPEGVFRIGVKAAELFMQDKSPITMDQVNKLTTTTTTSINKLVNATGFQPKTSLDDAILAEIKWADSHDLL; encoded by the coding sequence ATGGTCCCAAATGGCGTTCGAAAGAGGGTACTAGTCACCGGTGCTTCCGGACTAATAGGAAGAGCGGTCACAGAGCGACTGCTGGCAGAAAACGCACATGACATAAAGGTGCAGGTGCGCAGTGCCATGAACGCCCGCAACGACGTGGGCTCAATCATCGACTTTACCCGTGTGCAGCTCGAAGAAGCCGACTTTACGAGAGTCGGCGACCGTGAAATGCGCCTGATGACAAAGGGCTGCGACATCATCGTGCATGCAGCCGGGCTCGTGCATCAGCCGGACGCACCATATCAAGAGTACGAAGTTATCAATGTGCGGGCAACTCAGCTGCTCGCTGAAGCGGCGGCCCAGAACAATGTCAAAACGCTGATCTTCTTGAGTTCATCGGCCATCTATGGACCGGGACCCTTCGACCGTATTGCCGAAGCGGGACCGCTCAAAGCCGTAACACCATATGCAGTGTCAAAGATGACTTCAGAAAACTGGCTGCAACAATTCAAAGGCATTCCCAAAGTCGTTATCTTGCGTCCTTCTCTGGTATTCGGCGAAGGCGACCGCGGCAACTTGTTGAGCTTGATGCGAAACATCAAACAAAACAAGTACAAACACATCGGCAGCGCCGACACGGCAAAGAGCATGATCTATTCCAAAGATCTGGCTCGCGCGATAAGCCTGTGCATAAACAATTTGCCCGACGGCGTGCACATCTTCAACGTTGCCAATCCTGAGCCTGTGCCGGTAAAGACTCTTGCCGACACAATTGCGCGTGTGATGGCCGCAGCCGGTCACCCCAGCGTCAAGAAAATCAGTTCAGTGCCTGAAGGCGTTTTTCGAATCGGCGTTAAAGCCGCTGAGCTTTTCATGCAAGACAAATCGCCCATCACTATGGATCAGGTCAACAAACTGACGACCACCACCACAACATCTATCAATAAACTGGTCAACGCCACAGGCTTTCAACCCAAGACTTCACTAGACGACGCCATTCTTGCTGAAATCAAATGGGCAGACAGTCACGATCTGCTCTAA
- a CDS encoding tetratricopeptide repeat protein: MTQLAHGTCVAIASLLAIPDGIALIPQSTDLVSWILKVIGVWLSAAVLWFVGFLGILHCVALLIRGVEVNQEGVRLWRLARPIRWQHIDAIAMEPQYLFSKVFSLTPVAKKLTIFERKSSWRKGAGPHLVPHHIPSFLFAPSDFERLLADMSREKFGFEPSAPDVVVAPASSFTQLRSVYKMLGWQRVLLSILIAFGLTTVLGRKAVVNYQYNAGNKAMRLKDFAAARERYQTASTVDPTFAAAWNNLGNSEFLLGDYAGAEKHWQRALFYKPDFVEAKISLANIAIRKRDFDVARDYIDSALNLAPSNPAAIVTRADYAMHIGRVHDAVSDAREVVSDDPRRTGDMRFTAACLLAQGRLRQKHPDEAQKILAEYATVDDPSVRDGRNVTLQLLVTSELNRALNKPQEAKIAIESAIRRSPHIEELLIEKARVQLALRDDAGAAITLDAAQKLNPSDPWVYIMRTKFLKLDQLKTALDCPNQDAESLAQIARLYEQNGDMRSAREAATRATQIESNTPLALTILKRFTRYAQFSQR; encoded by the coding sequence ATGACTCAGCTCGCGCATGGTACGTGCGTCGCTATTGCCTCCCTGCTTGCCATACCAGACGGCATTGCGCTCATTCCTCAGTCTACCGACCTGGTCAGCTGGATTCTCAAAGTAATAGGCGTCTGGTTGTCTGCTGCGGTTCTCTGGTTTGTTGGGTTTCTGGGCATTCTTCACTGTGTCGCCCTGCTTATACGAGGAGTTGAGGTCAATCAAGAAGGAGTACGGCTGTGGCGTCTGGCTCGCCCGATTCGCTGGCAGCATATCGACGCTATCGCGATGGAGCCGCAGTACCTCTTTTCGAAGGTTTTTTCGTTGACTCCGGTGGCGAAAAAATTGACCATCTTTGAGCGGAAGAGTTCATGGCGGAAAGGCGCTGGACCGCATCTGGTGCCACACCACATTCCTTCCTTTCTGTTTGCCCCGTCTGATTTCGAACGTTTGCTGGCTGACATGAGCCGAGAAAAATTCGGATTCGAGCCGTCTGCGCCCGATGTGGTCGTGGCGCCGGCATCGAGTTTTACGCAGTTGCGCTCGGTTTATAAAATGCTTGGCTGGCAGCGAGTGCTGCTTTCAATATTGATTGCATTTGGCTTGACCACGGTGCTCGGTCGCAAGGCTGTTGTTAATTATCAATATAATGCCGGCAACAAAGCGATGCGTCTGAAAGATTTTGCGGCTGCCAGAGAACGCTACCAGACGGCATCAACGGTCGATCCAACCTTCGCTGCAGCGTGGAACAATCTGGGCAATTCCGAGTTTCTTCTCGGTGATTACGCGGGTGCCGAGAAGCACTGGCAGCGCGCTCTTTTCTACAAGCCTGACTTTGTTGAAGCAAAAATTTCTCTGGCCAATATCGCAATTCGTAAAAGAGATTTCGACGTTGCCCGCGATTATATCGACAGCGCCCTCAATCTGGCGCCGTCCAACCCCGCGGCAATTGTCACTCGCGCTGATTACGCCATGCACATTGGTCGCGTTCATGATGCCGTCAGTGATGCCAGAGAAGTTGTCTCCGACGATCCCAGGCGCACCGGTGACATGCGCTTCACGGCGGCTTGCCTGCTCGCGCAGGGGCGACTGAGGCAAAAACATCCAGACGAGGCTCAGAAGATACTGGCGGAGTATGCCACCGTAGATGACCCCTCGGTACGTGATGGACGTAATGTCACTCTTCAGCTGCTGGTCACCTCCGAACTGAATCGCGCCCTCAACAAGCCGCAGGAGGCTAAGATTGCCATCGAGAGCGCTATTAGAAGGTCTCCTCACATTGAAGAGTTGCTGATTGAAAAAGCACGGGTGCAATTGGCCTTGCGTGATGACGCTGGTGCCGCCATTACGCTGGATGCAGCACAGAAGCTGAATCCGTCCGATCCCTGGGTTTATATAATGCGAACCAAATTTCTCAAGCTTGATCAGCTCAAAACAGCTCTGGATTGCCCGAACCAGGATGCCGAATCACTGGCTCAAATTGCCCGACTGTATGAGCAAAATGGTGATATGCGATCGGCTCGTGAAGCGGCTACACGCGCCACCCAAATTGAATCCAACACACCTCTGGCATTGACTATCTTGAAGCGGTTTACACGCTATGCCCAGTTCTCTCAGCGCTGA
- a CDS encoding glycosyltransferase family 2 protein — translation MPTPRVSIVIVNWKTPKLLAKCLATINDDPACDRFEIFVIDNNSGDESVDMLQKDFPYVNLIANSDNLGFSKACNQAIPKAKGQYVFLLNPDTEVPDRAISRLADFMDANPDCGAAGPKVLNPDGSLQLACRRAFPSPTAAFYRITYLSRIFPNNPTFSQYNFSSADPGQQLEVDALAGAAMMVRRQAIDEVGLLDEDIFMYGEDIDWCWRIKQAKWKVWYVPESVIYHAHGASSRLRPVGATINLHKGMHVFYKKHLAQRYWAPFNSLVYAAIWSRAALFILINLGRGLLRNGNLSARSGS, via the coding sequence ATGCCAACTCCGCGCGTTTCGATAGTCATCGTCAATTGGAAGACGCCCAAGCTCCTCGCTAAGTGTCTTGCCACGATCAACGATGATCCGGCTTGCGACCGATTCGAGATATTTGTCATCGACAACAACTCAGGCGATGAATCAGTTGACATGCTGCAAAAGGACTTTCCTTATGTCAACCTGATCGCCAACAGCGACAACCTGGGTTTTTCCAAAGCTTGTAATCAAGCGATTCCAAAAGCAAAGGGGCAGTACGTGTTTTTGCTCAACCCCGACACTGAAGTGCCGGACAGAGCAATCTCCAGGCTGGCCGATTTTATGGACGCTAACCCTGACTGCGGCGCCGCCGGTCCCAAAGTGCTCAATCCGGACGGCTCATTGCAACTAGCTTGCAGAAGAGCTTTCCCATCGCCCACAGCCGCTTTTTACAGAATCACTTACTTAAGTCGAATTTTTCCGAATAATCCGACGTTTTCACAATATAATTTTTCCTCTGCGGATCCAGGGCAGCAGCTGGAAGTAGATGCTCTTGCCGGGGCGGCCATGATGGTGCGACGTCAAGCGATCGACGAAGTCGGTCTACTCGATGAAGACATATTCATGTATGGCGAAGATATTGATTGGTGCTGGCGCATCAAACAAGCCAAGTGGAAAGTATGGTATGTCCCCGAATCAGTCATCTATCACGCACATGGAGCATCAAGCCGGTTAAGACCAGTAGGAGCGACGATAAACCTGCATAAAGGGATGCACGTCTTCTACAAAAAACACTTAGCGCAAAGGTACTGGGCCCCATTCAACTCACTGGTGTATGCTGCAATTTGGTCGAGAGCCGCGCTCTTCATCCTGATCAATTTAGGACGCGGGCTTTTGCGTAACGGAAACCTATCAGCAAGGTCAGGCAGCTAA
- the lysS gene encoding lysine--tRNA ligase — protein MEFDGDSRLRAERLRKLRELREQGVNPYPYKYSRTHRNQELQEKYKDLPNDTETEDVVSVCGRIMNERNTWMFVDVFDESGKIQLFCHKQNLPEAELKRLRLLDKGDFIGATGTIRRTKQGEISVKVTKYEVLAKSLQPLPDSWDGFKDVEQRYRQRYVDMIMHPSVRENFRTRALAIRYIRNFLDERGCLEIETPVLQVEAGGADARPFITHHNALDLELYLRIATELHLKRLIIGGFERVYEIGRIFRNEGLSTRHNPEFTMMEMYWAYGDYNELMDLTEEMVRGLAMHLTGSTKIKYQNTTIDFGQKWRRLSMTQAIKDATGLDVKAIKDYDEMRDTAIKMGIELKHEDSRGAIINAIFEAKCEAALIQPTFLIDYPVEISPLTKAHRRNRDEVERFEVFVFGRELANGYSELTDPEDQRSRLELQALKKAAGNEEAMPLDLDFITAMEYGMPPTMGIGIGIDRLVMLLTDSASIRDVIAFPTMKPLHKEKDDDERTQKS, from the coding sequence ATGGAATTTGACGGCGATTCACGATTGCGTGCAGAAAGGCTCAGAAAGCTGCGAGAACTTCGCGAGCAAGGCGTCAATCCATACCCATACAAGTATTCGCGCACACACCGCAACCAGGAGCTGCAGGAAAAATACAAAGACCTGCCTAACGATACCGAAACAGAAGATGTTGTCAGCGTTTGCGGTCGCATCATGAATGAACGCAATACCTGGATGTTTGTCGACGTTTTTGATGAATCCGGGAAAATTCAGCTCTTTTGCCACAAACAAAATCTTCCTGAAGCTGAGTTGAAGCGCCTGCGCCTCCTTGACAAAGGAGATTTCATCGGCGCCACCGGCACTATTCGCCGCACAAAACAGGGCGAAATCTCAGTCAAAGTGACTAAATACGAAGTGCTGGCAAAATCGCTTCAGCCACTTCCTGACAGCTGGGACGGCTTCAAAGATGTCGAGCAGCGATATCGTCAGCGCTATGTGGACATGATCATGCACCCGTCGGTGCGTGAAAATTTCCGCACGAGAGCGCTGGCAATCAGATACATTCGCAATTTCCTGGACGAGCGTGGTTGCCTGGAAATCGAGACACCTGTTTTGCAGGTGGAAGCAGGCGGTGCGGACGCACGTCCATTCATCACGCACCATAACGCCCTGGACCTCGAACTCTACTTGCGCATCGCCACCGAGCTACACCTGAAAAGGTTGATTATCGGCGGTTTTGAGCGAGTCTACGAAATCGGCAGAATCTTCCGCAATGAAGGATTGAGCACACGGCACAATCCTGAATTCACCATGATGGAGATGTACTGGGCTTACGGCGATTACAACGAACTCATGGATCTGACCGAGGAGATGGTTCGCGGATTGGCGATGCATCTGACCGGTTCCACAAAAATCAAATATCAAAATACAACTATCGACTTCGGGCAAAAATGGCGCCGTCTCTCTATGACACAAGCGATCAAAGACGCCACCGGACTCGATGTCAAAGCGATCAAAGATTATGACGAGATGCGCGATACCGCCATCAAAATGGGCATCGAACTCAAGCACGAAGACTCTCGCGGCGCCATCATCAACGCTATCTTCGAAGCGAAGTGCGAAGCAGCGCTCATACAACCGACATTCTTGATCGACTACCCGGTCGAAATCTCACCTCTGACAAAAGCGCATCGCCGCAACCGTGACGAGGTAGAACGATTCGAAGTATTCGTCTTCGGACGAGAACTGGCAAACGGATACAGTGAGCTGACAGATCCCGAAGATCAGCGCTCGCGCCTGGAACTTCAAGCTCTTAAAAAAGCCGCCGGCAATGAGGAAGCGATGCCGCTCGACCTCGATTTCATTACCGCCATGGAATATGGAATGCCGCCCACGATGGGAATCGGAATCGGTATAGACAGGCTCGTCATGCTGCTTACTGACTCCGCATCGATTAGAGACGTGATTGCGTTTCCTACCATGAAACCGCTCCACAAAGAGAAGGATGACGACGAGCGCACGCAGAAATCATGA
- the gyrA gene encoding DNA gyrase subunit A encodes MRRSFIDYAMSVIISRAIPDVRDGLKPVHRRIIYGMYELNLNPGAKYRKSAKVVGEVMGNFHPHGDSAIYEALVRLAQPSASRYVLVDGHGNFGDLDNPPAAMRYTECRLAPMAEEMLRDIESETVDMRGNFDESRMEPSVLPARIPALLLNGSAGIAVGMATNIPPHNLTEIIDGTIAKIDNHELSSVELMEWIKGPDFPMGGVIMGTDGIVEAYTTGRGSIPVRGVATIEQIEGRGGRQTRMAIVVTSLPYMIGPEAFTKRVADLVREDKLGGISDLTDETDRNGIRVVLELKRDAHPEIVLNNLYKHSQLQQSFPVNTLALVRKMNSKGGYSFEPRTLGLSDMLQEFIDHRIEVVTRRTRYLLEKAEQRAHILEGYLKALENIDKVIATIRKADSTDEARQALITAFKLDEAQANAILEMQLRRLTGLERGKTQAEYDEILLKIAEYKKILADRQLVLNIIKEELLAIREKYGGEKKDPRRTKIEGSYEQLSSKDLTPNDAMAIFITKQDYIKRMPLDTFKKQRRNTRGVTGVKTREEDDLQHFFTAKMHDRLLVFTTKGTVYSLEVMDLPEGGRTARGLALVNLLPIGQDESVTTVIPVSTFSEDSYLIMLTHKAFIKKVQMSDFASIRKSGIIAITLNEGDELGWVRPSSGKADVLIGTGDGMCIRYSEEELRPMGRSARGVRAITLREGDKIVGFDVIEPGTEGESHVLVVTTDGFGKRVKLDEFRQQGRGGIGLIGTKFKNAASRLAALRVVKEKDEVMIATMNGIVVRQLTDDISSQGRMATGVRIQQLGEDDQVVSVTPLVEPDAESLSDDSEPSAEA; translated from the coding sequence ATGCGCCGGTCGTTCATCGACTACGCAATGTCAGTCATCATTAGCCGCGCCATTCCAGACGTTCGTGACGGTTTGAAGCCGGTGCATCGCCGCATCATCTACGGTATGTACGAGCTCAACCTGAATCCTGGTGCTAAATACAGAAAGTCTGCCAAGGTGGTCGGTGAAGTCATGGGTAACTTCCACCCGCATGGCGACTCCGCTATTTACGAAGCTCTGGTGCGTCTTGCTCAACCGAGTGCCAGCCGCTATGTGCTCGTGGACGGGCATGGAAACTTCGGTGACCTTGATAATCCACCGGCTGCCATGCGTTATACGGAATGCCGATTGGCGCCGATGGCAGAAGAAATGCTGCGCGATATCGAGAGCGAAACTGTCGACATGCGCGGCAATTTCGACGAAAGCCGTATGGAGCCAAGTGTTCTGCCGGCGCGCATTCCAGCTCTTTTGCTCAATGGTTCTGCCGGAATCGCAGTTGGAATGGCCACTAACATTCCTCCGCACAACTTGACTGAAATCATTGATGGCACAATCGCCAAGATTGATAACCATGAGTTGTCATCCGTCGAATTGATGGAGTGGATCAAAGGCCCGGATTTCCCAATGGGCGGCGTAATTATGGGAACTGACGGCATTGTTGAAGCCTACACAACCGGACGCGGCTCGATACCAGTTCGAGGTGTGGCCACAATCGAGCAGATCGAAGGTCGTGGCGGTCGTCAGACGCGTATGGCAATTGTTGTCACGTCTCTTCCATATATGATCGGTCCAGAGGCTTTCACAAAGCGTGTCGCAGATCTCGTTCGAGAAGACAAGTTGGGTGGCATCTCAGACCTGACAGACGAAACCGATCGCAATGGTATTCGTGTTGTGCTCGAGTTAAAGCGCGACGCGCATCCGGAAATTGTTCTCAACAACCTCTACAAACATTCGCAGTTGCAGCAGTCGTTCCCTGTCAACACTCTTGCGCTTGTACGAAAGATGAACTCGAAGGGCGGCTATTCGTTCGAGCCAAGAACTCTTGGCCTGTCCGACATGCTGCAAGAATTCATCGATCACCGCATTGAAGTAGTTACACGCCGCACTCGTTATTTACTTGAAAAAGCCGAGCAGAGAGCCCACATCCTGGAAGGCTATCTCAAGGCGCTGGAAAATATCGATAAGGTCATCGCCACTATTCGCAAGGCAGACAGCACAGACGAAGCACGTCAGGCTCTCATCACCGCCTTCAAGTTGGATGAAGCGCAAGCGAATGCGATTCTCGAAATGCAACTGCGCCGCCTGACAGGATTAGAACGTGGCAAGACGCAGGCTGAATATGACGAGATTCTGCTCAAGATTGCCGAGTACAAGAAGATTCTTGCTGATCGTCAACTCGTGTTGAATATCATCAAAGAAGAATTGCTCGCCATTCGCGAAAAATATGGCGGCGAAAAGAAAGATCCTCGTCGCACAAAGATTGAAGGTTCTTATGAGCAGCTCTCGTCCAAAGACCTGACGCCTAACGATGCCATGGCGATTTTCATCACCAAGCAGGACTATATCAAGCGTATGCCGCTTGATACGTTCAAGAAGCAGCGTCGTAATACTCGTGGCGTAACGGGCGTGAAAACAAGAGAGGAAGATGATCTCCAGCACTTCTTCACAGCCAAGATGCACGATCGCTTGCTTGTCTTCACAACCAAGGGAACTGTCTACTCGCTTGAAGTAATGGATCTGCCTGAAGGCGGAAGAACTGCACGCGGACTGGCTCTCGTCAATCTGCTGCCGATCGGGCAAGACGAAAGTGTGACGACTGTTATTCCAGTCTCTACTTTCTCTGAAGACAGCTACTTGATCATGCTCACGCACAAGGCATTCATCAAGAAGGTGCAGATGTCTGACTTTGCCAGCATTCGCAAGAGCGGTATTATCGCCATCACGCTCAATGAAGGCGATGAGCTGGGTTGGGTTCGCCCTTCCAGTGGAAAGGCGGATGTGCTGATCGGCACAGGCGACGGTATGTGTATTCGCTACAGCGAAGAAGAGTTGCGTCCGATGGGACGTTCAGCTCGTGGTGTACGTGCCATTACTCTGCGCGAAGGCGACAAGATCGTTGGATTTGATGTCATAGAACCCGGCACAGAAGGCGAGTCTCACGTGCTTGTCGTCACCACTGACGGTTTCGGTAAGCGCGTCAAACTTGACGAGTTCCGTCAACAAGGTCGCGGCGGTATCGGTCTGATTGGTACCAAGTTCAAGAATGCTGCTTCGAGATTGGCTGCGCTGCGCGTCGTCAAAGAGAAGGATGAGGTCATGATTGCCACCATGAACGGTATCGTGGTCCGTCAATTGACAGACGACATCAGTTCGCAAGGACGCATGGCGACAGGCGTACGCATCCAGCAGCTGGGCGAAGACGACCAGGTCGTTTCTGTCACACCGCTTGTTGAGCCTGACGCAGAAAGCTTGTCGGATGATAGCGAGCCTTCGGCGGAAGCCTAG